In Bacteriovorax stolpii, a single genomic region encodes these proteins:
- a CDS encoding transglycosylase SLT domain-containing protein has protein sequence MKTLLPKMILVLGILALFQGCSSFKTTKNSKGKYAREKFGNFDKVYIPNEAPLIAQMISIVQPELEVNARNKIANDIHHAIKKHKVEPQIIVALIDTESNFQYNKVSSTGDLSLGQVNVDVWNAEFKRMKLPLIQKDLLVTEDQGYAMEKMAQILNILKSRHSKRDRRWYARYHSNTTKYKMDYLRKIEVRMKMLSQARLVSTEKSLALSNQIAPSN, from the coding sequence ATGAAAACTCTACTACCTAAAATGATTCTGGTGCTGGGAATCCTTGCTCTTTTCCAAGGATGCTCATCTTTTAAAACGACAAAAAACTCAAAGGGTAAATACGCCCGCGAGAAATTTGGAAATTTTGATAAGGTCTACATTCCAAATGAAGCTCCACTTATCGCTCAGATGATTTCCATCGTACAGCCTGAACTGGAAGTCAACGCTCGTAACAAGATTGCCAATGACATCCACCACGCAATAAAAAAGCACAAAGTTGAACCGCAAATCATCGTGGCCCTTATAGATACCGAAAGCAATTTCCAGTACAACAAAGTTTCTTCCACTGGAGACCTCTCATTGGGGCAAGTCAACGTAGACGTTTGGAATGCTGAATTTAAAAGGATGAAACTTCCCTTGATACAAAAAGATCTTCTCGTAACGGAAGATCAAGGCTACGCCATGGAGAAGATGGCGCAAATCTTGAACATTCTAAAGTCCCGCCACTCGAAAAGAGACAGGCGCTGGTACGCCCGTTATCATTCCAATACAACGAAGTACAAAATGGATTACCTTCGAAAAATTGAAGTGCGCATGAAGATGCTTTCTCAGGCAAGATTAGTGTCGACGGAAAAATCCCTAGCACTTTCAAACCAAATTGCCCCAAGCAATTAA
- a CDS encoding peroxiredoxin family protein, with the protein MKYKRIFNTIFFAVAAYAIYLRLPVILSHFEFQDKVIPNFKMRTLDGGEFELYQQKKVALVFWATWCGPCEVELKRINKMIVTKKIRPENVLAVAGLEDQKLIEETMKKNGYQFPVGLDFDENASKIFKVQATPTIVFIDEKHTVEWMTSGLSPTLEYRLSSFLR; encoded by the coding sequence GTGAAATACAAAAGAATTTTTAACACTATCTTTTTTGCTGTCGCCGCCTACGCCATCTACTTAAGACTGCCGGTGATACTGAGCCATTTTGAGTTTCAGGATAAAGTCATTCCCAACTTTAAAATGCGCACACTGGATGGCGGCGAATTTGAACTTTATCAACAAAAGAAAGTCGCCCTTGTTTTTTGGGCAACATGGTGTGGTCCTTGTGAAGTTGAACTCAAGCGTATCAACAAAATGATCGTCACTAAAAAGATTCGTCCAGAAAATGTACTTGCCGTTGCCGGCCTGGAAGATCAGAAGCTCATTGAAGAAACCATGAAAAAAAATGGTTACCAATTTCCTGTCGGCCTAGACTTCGATGAAAATGCTTCGAAAATTTTTAAAGTTCAGGCCACTCCGACGATTGTCTTTATAGATGAGAAGCACACTGTAGAATGGATGACTTCTGGACTAAGCCCAACACTCGAATACCGTCTCTCTTCATTTTTAAGATAA
- a CDS encoding phospholipase D-like domain-containing protein: MKKELFPISKNNYVEFYQDGDTYYEKYLAMIRSAQRSIHLQTYIFEIDQFGKQVQYELIEAKKKGVAVFLLVDSIGSRNLSIETENELVRNGIEFCRFNSIHFRWFYRWGRRLHHKILLIDHESAMIGGINVLYACLPGSSVPQLDFAIYLKGPAIGPLSLYCQHIFKRAARKNIPLEKAEHIRHYPDGYDVGISVNDWIHGRSRITKQYSRITTEAQRSITIINSYFFPRRKFMKQLVEAQARGVRVRLILPKYSDWPSYILASEYLYDYFIKRGVEIYQWKRSVLHGKLATVDESWSTIGSFNLNYTSYQQNLEMNVDIYSKEFTHHLNQQIEDIISLGCDKVTLTDLHEKSPLKIRVFRFIFYLILSLIANFSIGLSFQEDHNKEHRFYHILRIVGSMFFFILGVLGSLLPIIPGFPFFIISFLLVYKQILLNKKIV, from the coding sequence ATGAAAAAAGAACTCTTCCCCATTAGCAAAAATAACTATGTCGAATTCTATCAGGACGGCGATACTTATTATGAAAAGTACCTGGCAATGATAAGATCCGCTCAAAGAAGTATCCATCTTCAGACTTATATTTTTGAAATTGATCAATTCGGCAAACAAGTGCAATACGAATTGATTGAGGCTAAAAAAAAAGGGGTCGCAGTTTTTCTATTGGTCGACAGCATCGGCTCAAGAAACTTAAGCATTGAAACGGAAAATGAACTTGTCCGAAATGGCATTGAGTTTTGCCGCTTCAACTCTATCCATTTTAGATGGTTTTACCGCTGGGGCCGCAGACTTCATCATAAGATACTTCTCATTGACCATGAATCAGCGATGATTGGTGGTATTAACGTTCTCTACGCCTGCCTTCCAGGATCATCTGTGCCTCAATTGGATTTTGCTATTTATTTAAAAGGCCCGGCAATTGGGCCACTGTCTCTTTATTGTCAGCATATTTTTAAAAGAGCGGCCCGAAAAAATATTCCACTAGAAAAGGCCGAGCATATCCGCCACTACCCAGATGGATACGACGTAGGAATATCCGTCAACGACTGGATTCATGGGCGCTCACGCATAACCAAACAATACTCGCGCATTACCACCGAGGCCCAAAGAAGTATCACCATCATCAATTCTTATTTTTTCCCGCGAAGGAAATTTATGAAGCAATTAGTGGAGGCCCAGGCCCGCGGTGTGCGTGTGCGATTGATTCTTCCTAAATATTCAGACTGGCCTAGCTACATTCTCGCCTCTGAATACCTCTACGATTATTTTATAAAACGCGGAGTGGAGATCTATCAATGGAAGCGCTCTGTTCTTCATGGAAAACTCGCCACTGTAGATGAAAGCTGGTCGACGATTGGCTCCTTTAACCTCAACTACACCAGTTACCAGCAAAACCTGGAAATGAATGTCGACATTTACTCCAAAGAGTTTACTCATCACCTCAATCAACAAATTGAAGACATCATCTCTCTTGGCTGCGATAAAGTGACCTTAACTGACTTGCATGAAAAATCTCCGCTAAAGATAAGAGTCTTTCGCTTTATTTTTTATTTAATCCTGTCGCTGATTGCTAACTTTTCCATCGGTCTTTCTTTCCAGGAAGATCACAACAAAGAGCATCGCTTTTACCACATCCTGCGCATCGTAGGCTCTATGTTCTTCTTTATATTAGGAGTTCTGGGATCTCTGCTTCCCATTATTCCAGGTTTTCCTTTTTTCATTATCAGTTTTCTTTTGGTCTACAAACAAATCCTTCTCAATAAGAAGATTGTGTGA
- a CDS encoding endonuclease/exonuclease/phosphatase family protein yields the protein MRLKILSYNIHKGFDWNNRKYCLQEMKNLINSSEAEIVFLQEVVGKNEIFKKQGLIDSQFEFLADELWPHFSYAQNALYDHGHHGNLILSKYPIETFENLDLSTNSWEKRGMLVCKIKIPPMNNKPERTIYAACLHLNLLHRGRKIQYEKIKTFVEQKGDQNVPFIIAGDFNDWNQKSFLVFEEMLGMQEVHKQVNGSFARTFPSKVPILCLDRIYVKNLEIINSHVVFYDQHLSDHLPIFCEVDI from the coding sequence ATGCGTTTAAAGATTTTATCCTACAATATTCATAAGGGATTCGATTGGAATAATCGAAAATACTGCCTGCAAGAAATGAAAAATCTTATCAACTCCTCTGAAGCAGAAATTGTTTTCCTACAGGAAGTTGTGGGTAAAAATGAGATCTTTAAAAAACAAGGTCTCATCGACTCCCAATTTGAATTTTTAGCTGATGAACTCTGGCCACATTTTTCCTATGCACAGAATGCACTGTATGATCACGGCCACCACGGCAACCTGATCCTTAGCAAATACCCTATTGAGACTTTTGAGAACCTGGATCTTTCAACGAATAGTTGGGAAAAAAGAGGAATGCTGGTTTGTAAAATTAAGATTCCTCCAATGAACAACAAACCTGAACGGACTATCTATGCAGCTTGCCTGCACCTCAATCTCTTACATCGAGGACGCAAGATTCAATACGAAAAAATTAAAACTTTCGTTGAGCAAAAAGGTGATCAGAACGTACCTTTTATCATTGCCGGGGACTTCAACGACTGGAATCAGAAATCATTTTTAGTCTTTGAAGAAATGCTTGGTATGCAGGAAGTTCATAAACAAGTTAATGGAAGCTTTGCCCGCACTTTTCCGTCCAAAGTCCCTATCCTCTGCTTAGACCGCATCTACGTTAAAAACCTGGAAATCATCAACTCTCACGTCGTCTTCTACGACCAGCACCTCTCAGATCATCTTCCCATCTTCTGTGAGGTGGACATCTGA
- a CDS encoding bifunctional metallophosphatase/5'-nucleotidase: MKKSTFTTIVLVALAFMGSSPSHAKLLQILHTNDTHSYLDNSTHSTTRGGMARLKALMNMYKAQAEAQGIKTIAVDAGDFLEGNIYYMARDGRATFNIHNEMGYDIGTLGNHDYQMGSAELDKILGEIDLNFSLIVANMDASSKFKNISSKIKPYKEINIDGTKIAFLGLTTDEIFYKWRLARGAVKNPIDVAQEYEKELKNRGNDFIIALTHIGVLRDVKLAEKTKYIDLIVGGHSHTALYEPVYGENKKKVKVPIVQAGMHTEYLGRLVVDLVKGKPLKIVSYELVPVKMDSAMADPEMTELVKEADTELDASYGQDWLSEKVGYSDLKPGDTLGARKWAFFITDALKEKAGADIAIHAPEMNGSNYPVGDITRRTILNSMPRVFEFDQKYGWDIYTTRIKGAWLRLTLDALSYFGQPLTFSGIKMEYERGPFGFKIRTITVNGKKVNPFKTYTVAFTEGIIRGAEGIDPRTVAILRHPKNTNHKIWATMEEKIKNSTEPLSQICDDGHTMMWPDR; the protein is encoded by the coding sequence ATGAAAAAATCAACATTTACTACAATTGTTCTGGTGGCTCTGGCCTTCATGGGATCATCTCCCTCTCATGCCAAGCTTTTACAAATCCTTCATACGAATGACACCCATTCTTATTTAGACAATTCAACTCACTCGACAACGAGAGGAGGAATGGCGCGCTTAAAAGCGCTGATGAATATGTATAAAGCGCAAGCTGAAGCTCAGGGAATCAAAACGATTGCCGTAGATGCAGGTGATTTCCTTGAAGGAAATATTTATTACATGGCCCGCGATGGTCGCGCGACGTTCAACATCCATAACGAAATGGGATACGACATTGGCACGCTTGGAAATCACGACTACCAGATGGGCTCAGCAGAGTTAGATAAAATTTTAGGTGAAATCGACCTGAACTTTTCTCTCATTGTGGCCAACATGGATGCGAGCTCTAAGTTTAAAAATATCAGCAGCAAAATTAAGCCTTATAAAGAAATCAATATTGATGGAACAAAGATCGCTTTTCTTGGTTTAACGACTGATGAAATTTTTTATAAGTGGCGCCTGGCACGTGGTGCAGTTAAAAATCCAATCGACGTGGCCCAGGAATATGAAAAAGAATTAAAAAATCGCGGCAACGATTTCATCATCGCTTTGACTCACATTGGTGTTTTAAGAGATGTGAAACTGGCGGAAAAAACAAAATATATCGATTTAATCGTTGGTGGTCACTCGCACACTGCTCTTTATGAGCCAGTATACGGTGAGAATAAAAAGAAAGTGAAAGTTCCTATTGTTCAAGCGGGAATGCACACTGAATACCTGGGGCGCTTAGTTGTCGATCTGGTTAAAGGGAAACCTCTTAAGATCGTAAGTTATGAACTTGTTCCGGTAAAAATGGATTCGGCCATGGCCGATCCAGAAATGACGGAATTGGTGAAGGAAGCAGACACTGAGCTAGATGCTTCTTACGGACAGGACTGGCTTTCTGAAAAAGTAGGTTACTCTGATCTAAAACCAGGAGACACTCTTGGAGCACGCAAGTGGGCCTTCTTCATCACTGATGCACTAAAAGAAAAAGCAGGAGCAGATATCGCGATTCACGCTCCGGAAATGAACGGATCAAATTACCCGGTAGGGGATATCACGAGACGCACGATTTTAAATTCAATGCCGAGAGTGTTTGAGTTTGATCAAAAATACGGTTGGGATATTTATACGACAAGAATCAAAGGGGCGTGGTTAAGACTGACTCTTGATGCTCTGTCATACTTTGGGCAACCGCTGACTTTCTCTGGTATTAAAATGGAGTATGAACGCGGACCTTTCGGTTTTAAAATCAGAACGATCACAGTTAACGGCAAGAAGGTTAATCCGTTTAAGACGTACACTGTAGCCTTCACAGAGGGAATTATCCGCGGAGCTGAAGGAATCGACCCGAGAACGGTGGCGATCTTAAGACACCCGAAAAATACCAATCATAAAATTTGGGCAACAATGGAAGAGAAAATCAAAAACTCGACTGAGCCTTTAAGCCAAATTTGTGATGACGGCCACACTATGATGTGGCCGGATCGTTAG
- a CDS encoding SDR family NAD(P)-dependent oxidoreductase yields the protein MMNQSIATDKPLAVIASSSCSDGYDLARQFAEHGYDIIVAAANPSVVEEAEDFKELKVDAVSYQLDLSSPEGIEQLYRRIVATGRAVEALVINTGLSDNLEQEKILARKVLHDMADRGFGRILFASSGDQKDADRLCESLKHDAEGTGVTLKALSPDEQVVYFLDEEFIEDKKEASALLH from the coding sequence ATGATGAATCAATCTATAGCCACAGATAAACCATTAGCGGTCATTGCTAGTAGTTCATGTTCCGATGGATATGATTTAGCAAGACAATTTGCTGAGCACGGATACGACATTATCGTCGCAGCAGCAAACCCCTCTGTCGTTGAAGAAGCAGAAGACTTTAAAGAATTAAAAGTCGATGCCGTCAGCTATCAGCTTGATCTCTCTTCTCCTGAAGGAATTGAGCAGCTTTACAGACGAATCGTCGCAACCGGACGAGCCGTTGAAGCTCTCGTTATTAATACCGGTTTAAGTGACAACTTAGAGCAGGAAAAAATCCTGGCAAGAAAAGTTCTTCATGATATGGCCGACAGAGGTTTCGGACGCATTCTCTTTGCTTCAAGTGGAGACCAAAAAGATGCCGACAGACTTTGTGAAAGCTTAAAGCACGATGCTGAAGGTACAGGTGTTACATTGAAAGCATTGAGCCCGGATGAGCAAGTCGTGTATTTTTTAGATGAAGAATTTATTGAAGATAAAAAGGAAGCATCTGCACTCCTACACTAG
- a CDS encoding aspartate ammonia-lyase, translating into MRIEKDSLGELSIPDDVFYGIQSFRASKNFPISGTQVHPQLIRSFLLLKKAAAKANQASGVLDEQKAAAIATAVDELLKGNYLKHFIVDAYQAGAGTSQNMNANEVIANKANVLLGGKLGTYDHVHPNDHVNMSQSTNDTYPTAMRLATLILSKELVSELQRFSNAFKQKALEFDLVIKSGRTHLQDAVPIRLGQEFSAYQKTIEHLIGLVIHSQDYLRELGIGGSAAGTGINVPKGFREAIIIELKHDFEDSDLTLSDNMCAAMQSQLPMMVYSNALRTCALELTRITNDLRLLSSGPANGLGEINLPSTQPGSSIMPGKVNPSILEMANQVFFKVLGNDQAMAFANQAGQLELNVMMPVMAQLALESSMILTSALKTMRELCISGITANKETCEKYASQTSQIVTALNPVIGYAKAGELAKESIKSKKTVIELVREQKLLTDKQIKDLLDPKKLTVPH; encoded by the coding sequence ATGCGCATTGAAAAAGACAGTCTTGGTGAATTGTCTATTCCCGATGATGTTTTCTATGGAATCCAGTCTTTTCGCGCCTCAAAGAACTTCCCTATCAGTGGCACCCAGGTGCATCCACAGTTAATCAGAAGTTTTCTCCTGTTGAAAAAAGCTGCGGCCAAGGCCAATCAGGCAAGTGGTGTCCTTGATGAACAAAAGGCCGCAGCGATAGCCACAGCTGTCGATGAACTGCTCAAAGGCAATTACTTAAAACATTTTATCGTCGATGCCTATCAGGCAGGTGCCGGGACATCTCAAAACATGAACGCCAATGAAGTGATCGCCAATAAAGCGAATGTTTTACTGGGGGGTAAGCTGGGGACTTATGATCACGTCCACCCCAACGATCATGTGAACATGTCTCAAAGTACCAACGACACATATCCAACGGCCATGAGACTGGCCACTTTGATTTTATCAAAAGAATTAGTGAGTGAATTACAACGTTTCTCTAATGCTTTTAAACAAAAGGCGCTGGAATTTGACCTGGTGATAAAATCTGGACGAACTCATTTACAAGATGCCGTCCCTATTCGTCTCGGTCAGGAATTCTCTGCTTATCAAAAAACTATTGAGCATCTTATTGGTCTGGTGATTCATTCACAAGACTACTTAAGAGAACTCGGTATTGGCGGCTCTGCTGCCGGCACGGGAATCAATGTCCCCAAGGGTTTTCGCGAGGCCATCATCATCGAACTCAAACACGATTTTGAAGACAGTGATCTCACACTCTCGGATAACATGTGTGCGGCCATGCAGTCTCAGCTGCCCATGATGGTTTATTCAAATGCTCTAAGGACCTGTGCTTTAGAGCTCACCAGAATCACCAACGATTTAAGACTGCTTAGTTCGGGACCAGCGAATGGTCTGGGAGAAATTAATCTTCCTTCAACCCAACCTGGCTCAAGTATTATGCCTGGGAAAGTGAACCCCTCTATACTCGAAATGGCCAATCAGGTTTTTTTCAAAGTCCTGGGAAATGATCAGGCAATGGCCTTTGCCAATCAGGCAGGACAACTTGAACTCAACGTTATGATGCCGGTTATGGCCCAATTAGCGCTTGAATCCTCTATGATTCTCACCAGTGCTTTAAAAACGATGCGCGAGCTTTGTATAAGTGGAATCACGGCCAATAAAGAAACCTGTGAAAAATACGCTAGTCAGACTTCACAAATCGTTACAGCTCTTAATCCTGTCATCGGTTATGCCAAAGCTGGAGAGCTGGCGAAAGAATCAATCAAAAGCAAAAAGACTGTTATTGAATTAGTGCGAGAACAGAAGCTTCTTACAGATAAACAAATCAAAGATTTGTTGGATCCAAAAAAACTAACTGTCCCGCATTAG
- a CDS encoding APC family permease: MQSGSHLTKNLNVVSLSIFGIGIIIGAGVYAVLGTAAGVAGDSLWLSFLFAAAVAVLTAFSYCELASMYPFAGAEYIYLKRAFPKLKLPSFLLGFILFLAGAASAATVSHAFSGYLKNFLDTPETFTSYGLLIAVTLINLMGIHTSSRINLIFTAIEVAGLLAVIWFGFFHEPKRQMDFVFTAKTFTVSSLVFFVYLGFENIVNLAEDTKEAEKNVPRAIIWSLVITTILYVAVAVAALRLASPEVLSSSDSPLADAIKNVAPRWVNVLSAIALFSTANTALIGLLSISRMIYGIANEGDLPKLLTKTTRESKTPVYSILVSSFVAAIFLLLGELEILARVSSFAALCGFFIVNSLLIGIRYKKQAIKAKFKSPLSIGRFPSLAFIGALSVIALCTQFEFKIYLITFCMLALGALVYFLTKRFS; this comes from the coding sequence ATGCAATCTGGTTCTCACCTAACTAAAAATTTAAACGTTGTCAGTCTTTCAATATTTGGTATCGGTATTATCATCGGTGCCGGTGTTTATGCAGTTCTGGGAACAGCGGCCGGTGTTGCTGGGGACTCTTTATGGTTGAGTTTCCTTTTTGCCGCCGCTGTAGCTGTTCTCACTGCATTCTCCTATTGCGAACTGGCTTCGATGTACCCCTTTGCCGGGGCCGAATATATTTATCTCAAACGAGCGTTTCCTAAATTAAAACTCCCATCTTTTTTGTTAGGATTCATCTTGTTTTTGGCGGGGGCCGCTTCAGCGGCCACTGTTTCTCATGCTTTTAGCGGCTACTTGAAAAATTTTCTTGATACCCCTGAAACCTTTACTTCATATGGGCTTCTTATTGCCGTGACACTCATTAATCTCATGGGCATTCACACTTCAAGCCGCATCAACTTAATTTTTACAGCAATCGAAGTCGCAGGTCTTCTTGCTGTCATTTGGTTTGGTTTTTTTCACGAACCTAAGCGCCAGATGGATTTTGTCTTCACCGCTAAAACTTTTACCGTTTCTTCGCTCGTCTTTTTTGTCTACTTAGGTTTTGAAAATATTGTCAACTTGGCAGAAGACACAAAAGAAGCTGAGAAAAACGTTCCCAGAGCGATTATCTGGAGTCTTGTCATTACAACGATTCTTTATGTAGCGGTGGCCGTGGCCGCTTTAAGACTGGCGTCTCCTGAAGTTTTGTCATCGAGTGATTCTCCATTGGCAGATGCAATTAAAAACGTTGCCCCACGATGGGTCAACGTACTCAGTGCCATTGCACTGTTTTCCACTGCTAATACGGCCCTCATTGGTTTGCTTTCCATCAGCCGAATGATTTATGGAATTGCAAATGAAGGGGACCTGCCCAAACTCCTGACTAAAACAACAAGGGAATCTAAGACACCCGTCTACTCTATTCTGGTCTCCAGCTTTGTTGCGGCGATCTTTTTGCTCTTAGGAGAATTGGAAATTCTCGCTCGGGTATCAAGCTTCGCCGCACTTTGTGGATTCTTTATCGTCAATTCACTTTTAATTGGTATTCGTTATAAAAAACAAGCAATCAAAGCAAAATTTAAATCACCTCTGAGTATCGGGCGCTTTCCCTCTCTCGCCTTCATCGGTGCTCTCTCGGTTATTGCCCTTTGTACACAGTTTGAATTTAAAATTTATCTCATCACATTCTGTATGCTTGCTCTTGGAGCTTTGGTTTACTTCCTAACAAAGCGTTTTAGTTAG
- a CDS encoding NADPH-dependent FMN reductase, translating into MKVLLFAGSLRKDSFNKKLVNVVARIIEKEGKATPTILDLQPLNLPVYDGDIEAKGMPEGATKLASAIADADVLIISTPEYNGSMSSVLKTAIDWVSRVKPMPFSKKQVLLLGASPGALGAIRGLAHARTPFENLGNYLYPEIFGLSKAHEAFDEEGNLKDPAQYEKVQKLVHSFLTYCERK; encoded by the coding sequence ATGAAAGTTTTATTGTTTGCAGGAAGTTTAAGAAAGGATTCTTTTAATAAGAAGCTGGTCAATGTCGTTGCCAGGATTATTGAGAAGGAAGGAAAAGCAACGCCTACCATACTAGATTTGCAACCGCTCAATCTACCTGTTTATGATGGAGATATTGAAGCGAAAGGAATGCCTGAAGGAGCAACTAAATTGGCCAGTGCTATTGCTGATGCGGATGTGTTGATCATCTCAACTCCAGAATACAACGGCTCAATGTCTAGTGTGCTTAAGACGGCCATCGACTGGGTTTCGAGAGTGAAGCCTATGCCTTTTAGCAAGAAGCAAGTTCTACTTTTAGGTGCATCTCCTGGGGCTTTAGGGGCCATCAGAGGCCTGGCCCATGCCCGCACTCCATTTGAGAATTTAGGCAATTACCTGTACCCGGAAATCTTTGGTCTTTCCAAGGCCCATGAAGCCTTTGATGAAGAGGGCAATCTTAAGGACCCAGCTCAATATGAAAAGGTTCAAAAACTCGTGCATTCGTTCCTGACTTATTGTGAACGAAAATAG
- the guaD gene encoding guanine deaminase, with product MNTKILRGPAVTFKADPFLVGDEAALHYESDALIIIENGKIKSFGSYDSLKNSIPAGVEVKVYKDSLIVPGFIDTHIHYPQTQIIGAFGKQLIDWLNNYTFIAEQQFANFEHAKNVAKVFVQESFRAGTTTSAVYGTVHPHSVDAIFEEASKFNMRMIAGKVLMNRNAPPELLDTAQSSYDDSKALIKKWHGKGRLSYAITPRFAPTSTPEQLELAGALWKEHPGVYMQTHISENKGEIEWVKELYPERKGYLDVYDHYGLVGARSIFGHAIHLTDSEWERMHETGSAVSHCPTSNEFLGSGLFPFPKAKDKKRPVRVGLATDIGAGTSFSQLQSMNESYKIAQLEGYSLSSVMAFYLATRGAAESLYLEDKIGSIEAGMEADLLVLDLKATPLIDFRMSFCKDINEVLFILMTLGDDRATKSVYIAGEKVYGK from the coding sequence ATGAATACAAAAATCTTACGTGGCCCCGCTGTCACATTTAAAGCAGACCCATTCCTTGTTGGCGACGAAGCCGCTCTTCACTATGAAAGCGACGCGCTTATTATTATCGAAAATGGCAAAATCAAATCTTTTGGTTCTTATGATTCACTTAAAAATTCAATCCCAGCGGGCGTTGAAGTTAAGGTTTATAAAGACTCATTGATTGTTCCTGGTTTTATCGACACTCACATCCATTACCCGCAGACTCAGATCATCGGTGCTTTTGGAAAGCAGTTAATTGACTGGCTGAATAACTATACATTTATTGCTGAACAACAGTTCGCCAACTTCGAGCACGCAAAAAATGTCGCGAAGGTTTTCGTTCAGGAGAGTTTCCGTGCGGGAACGACGACATCAGCAGTTTATGGAACAGTTCACCCGCATTCAGTAGACGCGATCTTTGAAGAAGCTTCAAAGTTCAATATGCGCATGATTGCCGGAAAAGTCCTGATGAATAGAAATGCTCCACCGGAGCTTTTAGATACGGCACAGAGTTCATATGATGATTCAAAAGCATTAATTAAGAAATGGCACGGGAAGGGAAGACTTTCTTATGCTATCACTCCACGTTTTGCTCCGACATCAACTCCTGAGCAATTAGAATTAGCTGGAGCGCTTTGGAAAGAGCACCCGGGTGTTTATATGCAGACTCACATCTCAGAAAACAAAGGTGAGATTGAGTGGGTAAAAGAACTTTACCCGGAAAGAAAAGGATACCTTGATGTTTATGATCACTATGGTCTGGTGGGAGCGCGCTCGATTTTCGGTCACGCGATTCACTTAACTGATAGCGAGTGGGAGAGAATGCATGAGACGGGCTCTGCTGTGTCTCATTGCCCGACTTCAAACGAATTCTTAGGAAGTGGTCTTTTCCCATTTCCAAAAGCAAAAGATAAAAAGCGCCCAGTGCGCGTAGGTCTGGCAACAGATATTGGTGCCGGGACAAGTTTCTCTCAACTTCAGTCAATGAACGAGTCTTATAAAATTGCTCAGCTTGAAGGATACTCACTTTCATCTGTCATGGCCTTCTACTTGGCAACCAGAGGAGCGGCAGAGTCGCTTTACCTGGAAGATAAGATCGGATCAATTGAAGCAGGAATGGAAGCAGACCTTCTTGTGCTAGATTTAAAAGCGACTCCATTAATTGATTTCAGAATGAGTTTCTGTAAAGACATCAATGAAGTGCTTTTCATCCTGATGACTTTAGGGGACGACCGCGCCACTAAGTCTGTCTATATTGCCGGCGAAAAGGTTTATGGAAAATAA
- a CDS encoding SAM-dependent methyltransferase gives MENNPERDVVCADAIEWLQAQEKLEGASLVASMPDISEFPKWPLEKWKEWFKSTAALIMTKVPDDGVVVFYQSDIKYEGVWVDKGYLVQRAAEEVGLELLWHKIVCRVKPGYITFGRPAYSHVLCFSKNVRLLDLGKSTADVIPDLGEKTWERGMGLENCLMIVNFIKNHTQSNRIVHPFCGEGSVLAAANILGMNAQGIERSPKRAEKARQLKISDDLKSWIDG, from the coding sequence ATGGAAAATAATCCAGAACGCGACGTCGTCTGCGCAGACGCCATTGAATGGTTACAGGCCCAGGAGAAGCTCGAAGGAGCTTCTCTCGTTGCTTCTATGCCAGATATCTCTGAGTTTCCGAAATGGCCTTTAGAAAAATGGAAGGAGTGGTTTAAGTCAACTGCAGCTCTTATCATGACAAAAGTTCCAGACGACGGTGTGGTTGTGTTTTATCAATCAGACATCAAGTATGAAGGCGTTTGGGTTGATAAAGGTTATCTCGTTCAAAGAGCTGCTGAGGAAGTAGGCCTTGAACTTCTTTGGCACAAAATCGTCTGCCGAGTAAAACCTGGATACATCACTTTCGGTCGCCCTGCTTATTCGCACGTCTTATGTTTTTCAAAAAATGTCCGTTTGCTTGATTTAGGTAAATCTACGGCCGATGTTATTCCTGATCTGGGAGAAAAAACCTGGGAGAGAGGAATGGGGTTAGAGAATTGTTTAATGATTGTGAACTTCATTAAAAATCACACGCAGTCTAATCGCATCGTTCATCCATTCTGTGGTGAAGGAAGTGTGCTAGCTGCGGCCAATATTTTAGGGATGAATGCTCAAGGGATTGAGAGAAGTCCTAAACGCGCTGAGAAAGCACGCCAGTTAAAAATCTCTGATGACCTTAAGTCATGGATTGATGGTTAA